From a single Stomoxys calcitrans chromosome 4, idStoCalc2.1, whole genome shotgun sequence genomic region:
- the LOC131996866 gene encoding uncharacterized protein LOC131996866, translated as MASKDFMIEFFDVLKNENAIWQTKSEKYKDKLEKQKSWEKLVTKWKEVDKNASVDLVKKKYNCLRTTYRRELQKMRKSERSGAGAEDIYVPSLWYFDHLNFLLDQETQLEGISTFDETFDAEIEKEPKKKKFDPTDFLETAVDHLKKTVPKANKDEADIYGEAWAVTFRKLRPEQKIYAKKVMDEALVYAQLGNLTLQSSVSLGQQQVQQQVYLQVQPRKPMSNFHHNNQNSKPYASASSTYSSFSAISPHGTPSPSPVLSTRPPSRFHFSDESATPLYATPTPSPAYSTVSSHHSTHLDETVVEENLATSSNTITSVLYRCKFCTKAYDKIYLLNTHLRRTHKKSSKKESLFLKYEVRSENPPRTQYKCKLCFKEYDNRYSIYRHVTQIHNQDTLYTKIVVTKTTDATNAGPDNHTLNKEEEAEDSLMTAIEGKELKIEEFSPESYTLGNEKMVVNEMPSKFEDATWEEEEFIKSENEFIDL; from the exons ATGGCAAGCAAAGACTTTATGATAGAATTTTTTGATgtgttaaaaaatgaaaatgccatttggcaaacaaaaagtgaaaaatataaagacaaattagaaaaacaaaaatcatgggAAAAACTCGTAACAAAATGGAAAGAGGTTGATAAAAATGCTTCGGTGGacctagtaaaaaaaaaatataattgccTACGAACAACGTACAGAAGGGAGCTGCAGAAGATGCGCAAAAGCGAAAGGTCAGGTGCAGGTGCTGAGGATATATACGTGCCGTCGCTGTGGTATTTTGACCATCTTAATTTTTTGCTCGACCAAGAGACACAGTTGGAAGGCATTTCTACGTTTGATGAGACGTTTGACGCAGAAATTGAAAAG gaaccaaagaaaaaaaaattcgatccGACAGATTTTCTAGAAACGGCTGTCgaccatctgaaaaaaactGTCCCAAAAGCAAATAAGGACGAGGCAGATATTTATGGTGAAGCGTGGGCAGTAACATTCCGCAAATTAAGGCCGGAgcaaaaaatatatgcaaaaaagGTGATGGACGAAGCCCTTGTGTACGCGCAACTAGGCAATCTGACGCTACAAAGTTCCGTGAGCCTTGGGCAGCAACAAGTACAACAACAAGTTTACTTGCAAGTGCAACCACGGAAACCTAtgtccaattttcaccacaACAACCAAAACTCAAAGCCTTACGCGTCTGCTTCCTCAACATATTCGTCTTTTTCCGCAATTTCACCTCATGGAACACCATCACCTTCACCAGTTTTATCAACAAGGCCACCCAGTCGCTTCCACTTTTCGGATGAATCGGCAACGCCGTTATATGCGACACCAACACCTTCACCTGCTTATTCAACAGTGTCATCCCACCACAGCACCCACTTAGATGAAACCGTGGTTGAGGAAAACCTTGCCACCAGCAGCAACACCATCACAAGTGTTTTGTATAGATGTAAATTTTGTACTAAAGCCTATGACAAGATCTATTTGTTGAATACGCACTTACGGCGGACTCacaaaaaaagttcaaaaaagGAATCCTTGTTCCTCAAATATGAGGTGCGTTCTGAAAATCCGCCTCGCACCCAGTATAAATGTAAACTTTGTTTCAAGGAATATGACAATCGTTACTCCATCTACAGACATGTCACACAGATTCATAATCAAGACACACTTTACACCAAGATTGTAGTGACGAAGACAACTGATGCAACCAACGCAGGACCAGATAATCATACTTtaaataaagaagaagaagcggaGGATTCATTGATGACCGCTATAGAGGGTAAAGAGTTGAAGATAGAAGAATTTTCGCCTGAGTCATATACTTTGGGAAATGAGAAAATGGTTGTTAATGAAATGCCATCAAAATTTGAAGATGCAACATGGGAAGAAGAAGAATTCATAAAATCCGAAAACGAATTTATTGACCTATAA
- the LOC106085847 gene encoding zinc finger protein 808: protein MLRHPPPSDYCRLCVKSCKDDQHSLYDETGQANANHDLVSKYFTNAMLNMEWEGRLQYVCGKCWQQILKFHQFQESAIEAQKVAIKEFGEVVKAKSEMNIKEEQQEWHKAQEFVRTEDLMNSAEEQMDWHNAKEFIASTEDSTKATLLTFVIKSEEPLDLNNDYEGMSLQDGHDQLADEEMSHMASSKENASLRQDDDYIDDYSTNNEIPSSSLEHINLCSSDKNITATKKTLEEFDELVALWRTSLKCEICHQLVASYSQLEEHFRKQHASEVCYLMCCQLKLEYRYNIEQHINYHNAPQQLRCEACCKSYRFVQYLRNHIRKVHTNKGKDKSAKDSETLEGNYRCDKCPKTFATKRNLSKHSSVHKPKSIECNICGKYFSRQRAMLAHMAGHIGEKTHTCSFCPKAFTRRPYLSQHMNASHPHEWKKMQDEAAQSATLKGYRRETRGASVVYVCLHCSKECDKQSAMYYHLRRCRNDNKPVELKEGFRLETRGESKVYVCIHCSRVCDKPTSLHHRYKRCLKGVSIERPLLPFEDNQTTLDSLKLAEIMSMYTCPLCCRLYETKRLLHSHIRRMHQKRPAIINLQTLNSNRQEVEVEDKDNVLNEAANKFLLFNYLIEPTAKGAYRCKVCFKEYENTNSLCNHIASAHSKIAKLEQESMETAENQDDEEEDMANIQLKDHVIRMDSFKRSLTVIYKCKLCPKIYEKKRTMFAHLREIHKQNFQRDSIITRFQVEGQGTDVAPRTKFRCDLCSKEYENQGSIFSHVRTIHKRSTQKLNEATDPTYTKILARLKVPSVEIATPMPPKALYKCPFCPMQYKTNGYLYAHTRSNHKNKFANYNQKKLQYRNLCERSPNGGFRCKICSKLYEKKCSLYGHISRLHPAKFKNGRQVVEENLATSSNTITSVLYRCKFCTKAYDKIYLLNTHLRRTHKKSSKKESLFLKYEVRSDNPPRTQYKCKLCFKEYDNRYSIYRHVTKIHNQDTLYTKIVVTKTTDATNAGPDNHTLNKEEEEEAEDSLMTAIEGKELKIEEFSPESYTLGNEKIEDNEMPSKFEDATWEEEEFIKSENEFIDL from the exons ATGTTAAGACATCCTCCTCCCTCAGACTATTGCCGGCTCTGTGTAAAAAGCTGCAAAGATGACCAGCACAGCCTCTATGATGAGACAGGTCAGGCTAATGCGAACCATGATCTTGTGAGCAAATATTTTACTAACGCA ATGTTGAATATGGAATGGGAGGGACGCCTTCAATATGTCTGCGGGAAATGTTGGCAGCAAATTTTGAAGTTCCATCAATTCCAGGAGTCGGCTATTGAGGCTCAGAAAGTAGCGATAAAAGAATTTGGGGAAGTTGTTAAGGCGAAATCTGAGATGAATATAAAGGAAGAACAACAGGAGTGGCATAAAGCCCAAGAATTTGTACGAACTGAAGATTTAATGAATTCTGCGGAAGAACAAATGGACTGGCATAATGCCAAGGAATTTATAgctagcactgaagattcaacGAAAGCTACCCTCCTTACCTTTGTTATAAAATCTGAAGAACCTTTGGACCTCAACAATGATTATGAAGGGATGTCGCTTCAGGATGGCCACGACCAATTAGCGGATGAAGAAATGTCTCATATGGCCAGTAGCAAAGAAAATGCATCCTTAAGGCAAGACGATGATTACATTGACGATTATAGCACGAATAATGAAATTCCCTCATCATCTTTGGAACACATCAACCTTTGCTCTTCAGATAAAAATATTACTGCTACCAAAAAAACTCTAGAGGAATTTGACGAGTTGGTAGCTTTATGGCGAACCTCCTTAAAGTGTGAAATTTGCCATCAGCTAGTGGCTAGCTATTCTCAGTTGGAGGAACATTTTAGAAAACAACATGCTTCAGAAGTTTGTTATCTCATGTGTTGCCAATTGAAGCTGGAATATCGTTACAATATTGAGCAACACATAAACTATCATAATGCCCCGCAGCAGCTTAGATGTGAGGCCTGTTGCAAATCCTACCGTTTTGTGCAATATTTGAGAAATCACATAAGAAAGGTCCACACCAACAAGGGAAAAGATAAAAGTGCTAAAGACAGCGAAACGCTGGAAGGGAATTATCGTTGCGACAAGTGTCCAAAGACCTTTGCAACGAAAAGGAATTTGAGCAAACACAGCAGTGTCCATAAACCCAAGAGTATTGAATGTAACATTTGTGGAAAGTACTTTAGCCGTCAGCGTGCAATGCTTGCGCATATGGCTGGCCACATAGGCGAGAAGACGCATACCTGCTCCTTTTGCCCCAAAGCATTTACCAGACGACCTTATTTGAGCCAACACATGAACGCATCTCATCCCCACGAATGGAAGAAGATGCAAGACGAGGCGGCGCAAAGTGCAACATTGAAGGGGTATCGGCGAGAAACTCGGGGAGCGAGTGTGGTCTATGTTTGTCTTCATTGTTCCAAGGAGTGTGACAAGCAGTCTGCCATGTACTATCATCTAAGGCGATGTCGAAATGATAATAAGCCAGTAGAGCTTAAAGAGGGGTTTAGGCTTGAAACTCGAGGAGAGAGTAAGGTCTACGTTTGTATTCATTGTTCCAGGGTGTGTGACAAGCCGACTTCCTTGCACCATCGTTACAAGCGATGCCTTAAGGGGGTGTCAATTGAAAGGCCTTTGCTGCCTTTTGAAGATAACCAAACGACCCTGGATTCGTTAAAGCTCGCGGAAATCATGTCCATGTACACATGTCCACTTTGCTGCAGACTATACGAAACAAAACGCCTCCTCCACTCCCACATAAGACGCATGCACCAAAAGAGGCCCGCAATCATCAACCTGCAAACTCTAAACAGCAACAGGCAAGAAGTTGAAGTGGAAGACAAAGACAATGTCCTCAATGAGGCAGCAAATAAGTTTTTGCTCTTTAACTATTTAATTGAGCCGACTGCCAAGGGAGCATACCGTTGCAAAGTATGTTTCAAGGAATATGAAAACACAAATTCCCTGTGCAACCACATTGCCAGTGCGCATTCCAAAATAGCAAAACTCGAGCAAGAATCAATGGAGACAGCAGAGAACCAGGACGATGAAGAAGAAGACATGGCAAACATTCAACTGAAAGATCATGTCATACGCATGGATTCTTTTAAACGCTCCCTCACCGTTATATATAAATGCAAATTATGTCCTAAAATCTATGAGAAAAAGCGAACTATGTTTGCCCATTTGCGGGAGATACACAAGCAAAATTTCCAACGTGATTCCATTATAACCAGATTTCAGGTGGAAGGGCAGGGCACTGACGTTGCCCCCCGCACCAAGTTTAGATGTGACCTTTGTTCCAAAGAGTATGAAAATCAAGGCTCCATATTTTCCCATGTCAGGACGATTCACAAGCGATCAACTCAAAAACTAAATGAGGCCACTGATCCAACTTATACCAAAATATTAGCGCGTTTAAAAGTGCCTAGCGTAGAAATTGCAACACCAATGCCGCCAAAGGCTTTATACAAATGCCCATTTTGCCCCATGCAATATAAAACGAATGGCTATCTTTACGCTCACACAAGAAGCaatcataaaaataaatttgcaaacTACAACCAGAAAAAACTGCAGTATCGGAACTTATGTGAGCGCTCTCCTAATGGTGGATTCCGATGCAAAATATGTTCTAAGCTATATGAAAAGAAATGTTCGCTATACGGCCACATTAGCCGTCTGCATCCCGCCAAGTTTAAAAATGGCCGACAAGTGGTTGAGGAAAACCTTGCCACCAGCAGCAACACCATCACAAGTGTTTTGTATAGATGTAAATTTTGTACTAAAGCCTATGACAAGATCTATTTGTTGAATACGCACTTACGGCGGACTCacaaaaaaagttcaaaaaagGAATCCTTGTTCCTCAAATACGAGGTGCGTTCTGATAATCCCCCTCGCACCCAGTATAAATGTAAACTTTGTTTCAAGGAATATGACAATCGTTACTCCATCTACAGACATGTCACAAAGATTCATAATCAAGACACACTTTACACCAAGATTGTAGTGACGAAGACAACTGATGCAACCAACGCAGGACCAGATAATCATACTTtaaataaagaagaagaagaagaagctgaGGATTCATTGATGACCGCTATAGAGGGTAAAGAGTTGAAGATAGAAGAATTTTCGCCTGAGTCATATACTTTGGGAAATGAGAAAATAGAAGATAATGAAATGCCATCAAAATTTGAAGATGCAACATGGGAAGAAGAAGAATTCATAAAATCCGAAAACGAATTTATTGACCTATAA